A region from the Clavibacter sp. A6099 genome encodes:
- a CDS encoding MFS transporter produces MSTPTTTTAPPRGYASLRAAAIPLAALCLAFFVEMVDNTLLSIALPTIGRALDSGTTGLQWVTGAYSLTFGGLLLTAGSAADRFGRRRVLLIGLAAFGLISVAVVLVTDIGQLIALRAELGAAAAAMAPVTMSLIFRLFEDDKLRMRSITIVMVVGMSGFVLGPLLGGSILGAVSWQWLLAINAPIALLVWIGVRLGVPADRREDLTSERLDLPGTVLTVAAIGLGCYTLTSGVERGWLAPLTLACALGAVAAVAGFVLRERRAAAPMIDLAIFRAGPVRGAALTQLGASVAFASILFGLILHFQYAYGWSPMRAGLANLPIIVTMIAASPIAERFASRLGHRMACLVGTGFLVAGLLGLAWAVEHGYLAIMASMIVFTVGLRTIMTICAVALVESMPANRTSIGAALNDTAQELGTSLGTAVVGTLIAALVTTALPAGAWSADLVHSFFAGERTAYIVVAVGAGVIATVGSLSLTDSRATEERTPSDDAAHIAA; encoded by the coding sequence ATGAGCACCCCCACGACCACCACCGCCCCACCCCGCGGCTACGCCTCCCTCCGGGCCGCGGCGATCCCGCTGGCCGCGCTCTGCCTGGCCTTCTTCGTCGAGATGGTCGACAACACGCTGCTGTCGATCGCGCTGCCCACGATCGGCCGGGCGCTCGACAGCGGCACGACGGGGCTCCAGTGGGTGACGGGCGCCTACTCGCTCACCTTCGGCGGCCTGCTGCTGACCGCGGGATCCGCCGCCGACCGGTTCGGCCGCCGCCGCGTCCTGCTGATCGGCCTCGCGGCCTTCGGCCTCATCAGCGTCGCCGTCGTCCTCGTCACCGACATCGGCCAGCTCATCGCCCTGCGCGCGGAGCTCGGCGCTGCCGCCGCGGCCATGGCTCCCGTCACGATGTCGCTGATCTTCCGCCTCTTCGAGGACGACAAGCTGCGCATGCGCTCGATCACCATCGTCATGGTCGTCGGCATGTCCGGCTTCGTCCTCGGCCCGCTCCTCGGCGGATCGATCCTCGGGGCCGTCAGCTGGCAGTGGCTGCTGGCGATCAACGCCCCCATCGCGCTGCTCGTCTGGATCGGGGTCCGCCTCGGGGTCCCGGCCGACCGCCGTGAGGACCTCACCTCCGAGCGGCTCGACCTGCCCGGCACCGTGCTCACCGTCGCCGCGATCGGGCTCGGCTGCTACACGCTCACGAGCGGCGTCGAGCGCGGCTGGCTCGCGCCCTTGACGCTCGCCTGCGCGCTCGGCGCCGTCGCCGCGGTCGCGGGCTTCGTCCTCCGCGAGCGCCGCGCGGCCGCGCCCATGATCGACCTCGCGATCTTCCGCGCGGGGCCCGTCCGAGGCGCGGCGCTCACGCAGCTCGGGGCGTCGGTCGCGTTCGCGAGCATCCTGTTCGGGCTGATCCTGCACTTCCAGTACGCGTACGGCTGGAGCCCCATGCGGGCCGGCCTCGCGAACCTGCCCATCATCGTCACGATGATCGCCGCGAGCCCGATCGCCGAGCGGTTCGCCAGCCGCCTCGGCCACCGCATGGCCTGCCTCGTCGGCACCGGCTTCCTGGTGGCCGGGCTGCTCGGCCTGGCCTGGGCGGTGGAGCACGGCTACCTCGCCATCATGGCGTCGATGATCGTGTTCACCGTCGGGCTGCGGACCATCATGACCATCTGCGCGGTCGCCCTGGTCGAGTCGATGCCCGCGAACCGCACCTCGATCGGCGCGGCCCTCAACGACACCGCGCAGGAGCTCGGCACGAGCCTCGGCACCGCGGTCGTCGGGACGCTCATCGCGGCGCTCGTCACGACCGCGCTCCCGGCGGGCGCGTGGAGCGCCGACCTGGTCCACTCCTTCTTCGCAGGTGAGCGGACCGCCTACATCGTCGTCGCCGTCGGGGCCGGCGTGATCGCGACCGTGGGCTCGCTGTCGCTCACGGACTCGCGCGCGACGGAGGAGCGGACCCCGTCCGACGACGCCGCGCACATCGCCGCGTGA
- a CDS encoding TetR/AcrR family transcriptional regulator: protein MAANGSPKTEGARTPPARARGRQRASHSLDTVLAEAIAILDESGERALTFRALAARLGGGVASIYWYVASRDELLEKVTEEVMGRVLTETEPLTHGSDPVDNVRAVALALFDELVRRPWFGQYMLRNNGLQPNSMMMYERIGQQLLGLDLTSRQRFHAVSSIVSYVVGVAADLAEPPPQEFLESGLDREGFLGTLADRWRELDPEEYPFAHDAAGEMATHDDLDVFRSGLDLLLAGVRQQAGLPPAA from the coding sequence ATGGCCGCGAATGGATCCCCGAAGACGGAGGGCGCCCGCACGCCGCCCGCCCGCGCACGAGGCAGGCAACGCGCGTCGCACTCGCTCGACACGGTGCTGGCGGAGGCGATCGCGATCCTCGACGAGTCGGGGGAGAGGGCGTTGACCTTCCGGGCCCTCGCGGCACGGCTCGGCGGCGGCGTGGCGAGCATCTACTGGTACGTCGCGAGCCGCGACGAGCTGCTCGAGAAGGTGACCGAGGAGGTGATGGGCCGGGTCCTGACGGAGACGGAGCCGCTGACCCACGGATCCGACCCGGTCGACAACGTGCGCGCCGTCGCCCTCGCGCTCTTCGACGAGCTCGTGCGCCGGCCGTGGTTCGGGCAGTACATGCTCAGGAACAACGGGCTGCAGCCCAACTCGATGATGATGTACGAGCGCATCGGCCAGCAGCTGCTCGGGCTCGACCTCACGTCGCGGCAGCGGTTCCACGCGGTGTCGTCCATCGTCAGCTACGTCGTCGGGGTCGCGGCCGACCTCGCGGAGCCGCCGCCGCAGGAGTTCCTGGAGAGCGGGCTGGACCGGGAGGGCTTCCTGGGGACGCTCGCCGACCGCTGGCGGGAGCTCGACCCCGAGGAGTACCCGTTCGCCCACGACGCCGCGGGCGAGATGGCGACGCACGACGACCTCGACGTGTTCCGCTCCGGGCTCGACCTGCTTCTGGCCGGTGTCCGCCAGCAGGCCGGGCTGCCGCCGGCGGCGTGA
- a CDS encoding TetR/AcrR family transcriptional regulator — MAKDDKPARVGRPRAVPDAGSPLSPREQILDAAAALFAEHGLSGTSTRAIAERVGIRQASLYYHFAGKDDLLVELLTRSVRPSLDVVRGIEDLVPDRASAAAALHALVMVDFRTLADTPHNIGTLYLLPEVQGERYDGFRQQRRELQDAYGRIGTAAASADVRSLIGPDALGAVLIQLAELVIQLRRRGEPGDADRDAIAATCLRACGLGTAEIDGARREAEGLLATVPAL, encoded by the coding sequence ATGGCCAAGGACGACAAGCCGGCCCGCGTCGGCCGCCCTCGAGCGGTGCCCGACGCCGGGTCCCCGCTGAGCCCGCGCGAGCAGATCCTCGACGCCGCCGCCGCGCTCTTCGCCGAGCACGGGCTGAGCGGCACGTCCACGCGCGCGATCGCCGAGCGGGTCGGGATCCGCCAGGCGTCCCTCTACTACCACTTCGCCGGCAAGGACGACCTGCTCGTCGAGCTGCTCACGCGCTCGGTGCGCCCCAGCCTCGACGTGGTGCGCGGCATCGAGGACCTCGTCCCCGACCGCGCCTCCGCGGCCGCCGCGCTGCACGCGCTCGTGATGGTCGACTTCCGCACGCTCGCCGACACCCCGCACAACATCGGCACGCTCTACCTGCTGCCCGAGGTGCAGGGCGAGCGCTACGACGGCTTCCGCCAGCAGCGCCGGGAGCTGCAGGACGCGTACGGGCGCATCGGCACTGCCGCGGCGAGCGCCGACGTCCGGTCGCTCATCGGGCCGGATGCGCTGGGGGCCGTGCTGATCCAGCTGGCCGAGCTCGTGATCCAGCTCCGCCGCCGCGGCGAGCCCGGGGACGCCGACCGCGACGCCATCGCCGCCACGTGCCTGCGGGCGTGCGGGCTGGGGACGGCGGAGATCGACGGGGCGCGGCGCGAGGCGGAGGGGCTGCTGGCGACGGTGCCCGCGCTCTAG
- the uca gene encoding urea carboxylase, which produces MSALVSGAAGERRALDLDTVLVANRGEIACRVIRTAKAMGMRTVAVFSDADRAAPHVREADEAVRLGPAAPRESYLRIDAIIEAARSTGAGLIHPGYGFLSENLEFASACEEAGIRFVGPTADQILAFGAKHTARELAEAAGVPLLAGTGLLADADEAVAEAERIGLPVMLKATGGGGGIGMQACATPAEVREAFGRVTRLAESAFGSTGIFLERLVRPARHVEVQLVGDGQGRVAVIGDRDCSLQRRNQKVIEEAPAPALPARVRAQLHDSARALAESVSYRSAGTVEFVYDPVREEAAFLEVNTRLQVEHPVTEEVHGVDLVELMLRLARDGAAGLPDDLFTREWIPEGHAVEARVYAEDPAKGSLPSSGLVTQAVLPAGPGIRVDGWIETGLEVSASYDPLLAKVIATGETRDDALDLLGEALDGSRIDGIVTNIGLLRALTDDIELRTATHSTSTLDETDDPAPRIDVLSPGTMTTVQDLPGRLGYWQVGVPPSGPFDPVSLAEANLAVGNPEGAPGLEITADGPVLRFSTASVVAVTGAPAPVTVDGEPAAMWEPLEVAAGQTLAIGRADGPGLRLFLAVRGGIDVPAYLGSASTFTLGRFGGHAGRALLAGDVLRPGSPDSDADHPAFPAGARLGIIGGPTPAHRRPALTSAWEIGVTEGPHAAPDFFTRADIDVLYATDYGVHHNSARTGIRLIGPRPGWAREDGGEAGLHPSNIHDTPYAVGAIDFTGDTPIILGPDGPSLGGFVCPAVVASGELWKLGQLRPGDTVRFVPVTEAAAASLVDSRASLQVIRAGGDGDDGVIGRLEPTDARPGVAYRRDGDDNVLVEYGDMTLDIALRMRVHALMTRLQEHMPPGVLEVTPGIRSLQVRTDARVLKATAVTRLLQELEDEIPPTGQLVVPSRKVRLPLSWDDPATRLAIERYMAGVRDDAPWTPWNIEFIRRINGLDSVDDVFRTVFDASYLVLGLGDVYLGAPVATPLDPRHRLVTTKYNPARTWTAENSVGIGGAYLCIYGMEGPGGYQFVGRTVQIWNRFRRGGLFQEDPWALRFFDRIEWYPVGAEELLELRAETDAGRGRYETEDGEFSIADHHAFLAANDASIRDFRDTQTRAFEEEKARWRLSGEFDVRDEPPVVEAATVPIPPGATAVTAPFTSTVWRVDVRPGDLLGVGDAVLAVEAMKMESVVGAPVAGRVLDVHIRPGEQVAPGQVLAVIGAAS; this is translated from the coding sequence GTGAGCGCGCTCGTGAGCGGCGCAGCCGGCGAGCGCCGCGCGCTCGACCTCGACACCGTCCTCGTCGCGAACCGCGGCGAGATCGCGTGCCGCGTGATCCGCACCGCCAAGGCCATGGGGATGCGCACGGTCGCGGTCTTCTCCGACGCCGACCGCGCGGCGCCGCACGTCCGCGAGGCCGACGAGGCCGTGCGGCTCGGCCCGGCGGCGCCGCGCGAGTCGTACCTGCGCATCGACGCGATCATCGAGGCGGCCCGCTCGACGGGCGCCGGCCTCATCCACCCCGGCTACGGCTTCCTCAGCGAGAACCTCGAATTCGCGTCGGCGTGCGAGGAGGCGGGGATCCGGTTCGTCGGGCCGACCGCCGACCAGATCCTCGCCTTCGGCGCGAAGCACACCGCGCGCGAGCTGGCCGAGGCGGCCGGCGTGCCCCTGCTCGCCGGGACGGGCCTCCTCGCCGACGCCGACGAGGCCGTCGCCGAGGCCGAGCGCATCGGCCTGCCCGTGATGCTCAAGGCCACGGGCGGCGGGGGCGGGATCGGCATGCAGGCGTGCGCGACGCCCGCCGAGGTGCGGGAGGCGTTCGGGAGGGTGACGCGGCTCGCGGAGTCTGCGTTCGGATCCACCGGCATCTTCCTCGAGCGCCTCGTGCGCCCGGCCCGGCACGTCGAGGTGCAGCTCGTGGGCGACGGCCAGGGCCGCGTGGCCGTGATCGGCGACCGCGACTGCTCGCTCCAGCGCCGCAACCAGAAGGTCATCGAGGAGGCGCCGGCGCCCGCGCTGCCCGCCCGGGTGCGCGCGCAGCTGCACGACTCGGCCCGCGCGCTCGCGGAGTCGGTCTCGTACCGCAGCGCCGGCACGGTCGAGTTCGTCTACGACCCGGTGCGCGAGGAGGCCGCGTTCCTCGAGGTGAACACGCGCCTGCAGGTCGAGCACCCCGTCACCGAGGAGGTGCACGGCGTCGACCTCGTGGAGCTCATGCTGCGGCTCGCGCGCGACGGCGCTGCGGGGCTGCCCGACGACCTCTTCACGCGCGAGTGGATCCCGGAGGGCCACGCCGTCGAGGCCCGCGTCTACGCGGAGGACCCGGCGAAGGGATCCCTGCCGTCGAGCGGCCTCGTGACGCAGGCCGTGCTGCCGGCCGGGCCCGGGATCCGCGTCGACGGCTGGATCGAGACCGGCCTCGAGGTCTCCGCCTCCTACGACCCGCTGCTCGCCAAGGTCATCGCCACGGGCGAGACCCGCGACGACGCGCTCGACCTCCTCGGCGAGGCGCTCGACGGCTCGCGGATCGACGGCATCGTCACGAACATCGGCCTGCTGCGGGCGCTCACCGACGACATCGAGCTGCGCACGGCCACGCACTCCACGTCGACGCTCGACGAGACGGACGACCCGGCGCCGCGGATCGACGTCCTCTCCCCCGGCACCATGACCACCGTGCAAGACCTGCCCGGCCGGCTCGGGTACTGGCAGGTGGGCGTGCCGCCGAGCGGCCCGTTCGACCCGGTGTCGCTCGCGGAGGCGAACCTCGCGGTGGGCAACCCGGAGGGCGCGCCCGGCCTCGAGATCACGGCCGACGGACCCGTGTTGCGCTTCTCGACCGCGTCCGTGGTCGCCGTGACGGGCGCGCCCGCCCCCGTCACGGTCGACGGCGAGCCCGCCGCGATGTGGGAGCCGCTCGAGGTCGCCGCCGGGCAGACCCTCGCGATCGGTCGCGCCGACGGGCCGGGGCTCCGCCTGTTCCTGGCCGTGCGCGGCGGGATCGACGTGCCCGCGTACCTCGGATCCGCGTCCACCTTCACGCTCGGCCGCTTCGGCGGGCACGCGGGCCGGGCGCTGCTCGCGGGCGACGTGCTGCGGCCCGGATCCCCCGACTCCGACGCCGACCACCCCGCGTTCCCCGCGGGCGCGCGCCTCGGGATCATCGGCGGCCCGACGCCCGCGCACCGCCGGCCCGCCCTCACCTCGGCGTGGGAGATCGGCGTCACCGAGGGCCCGCACGCGGCGCCCGACTTCTTCACGCGCGCCGACATCGACGTGCTCTACGCCACCGACTACGGCGTGCACCACAACTCGGCGCGCACCGGCATCCGGCTCATCGGCCCGCGGCCCGGCTGGGCGCGCGAGGACGGCGGCGAGGCGGGGCTGCACCCGTCGAACATCCACGACACCCCGTACGCGGTGGGCGCGATCGACTTCACGGGCGACACCCCGATCATCCTCGGACCCGACGGCCCGTCCCTCGGTGGCTTCGTGTGCCCGGCAGTGGTCGCGAGCGGCGAGCTGTGGAAGCTCGGCCAGCTGCGGCCCGGCGACACCGTGCGGTTCGTGCCCGTGACGGAGGCGGCCGCCGCGTCGCTCGTGGACTCCCGCGCCTCGCTCCAGGTGATCCGCGCGGGCGGCGACGGCGACGACGGCGTGATCGGCCGGCTCGAGCCCACCGACGCGCGTCCCGGCGTCGCCTACCGCCGCGACGGCGACGACAACGTGCTCGTCGAGTACGGCGACATGACCCTCGACATCGCGCTGCGCATGCGCGTGCACGCGCTCATGACCCGGCTGCAGGAGCACATGCCGCCGGGCGTGCTCGAGGTGACGCCCGGGATCCGCTCGCTCCAGGTCCGCACGGACGCGCGCGTGCTCAAGGCCACGGCCGTCACGCGGCTGCTGCAGGAGCTGGAGGACGAGATCCCGCCCACCGGGCAGCTCGTGGTGCCGTCGCGGAAGGTGCGGCTGCCGCTCTCCTGGGACGACCCGGCGACGCGCCTCGCCATCGAGCGCTACATGGCGGGCGTCCGCGACGACGCGCCCTGGACGCCGTGGAACATCGAGTTCATCCGCCGCATCAACGGCCTCGACTCGGTCGACGACGTCTTCCGCACGGTCTTCGACGCGAGCTACCTCGTGCTCGGCCTCGGCGACGTGTACCTCGGCGCGCCCGTGGCCACGCCGCTGGATCCGCGCCACCGCCTGGTGACCACGAAGTACAACCCGGCGCGCACGTGGACAGCCGAGAACTCGGTCGGCATCGGCGGCGCGTACCTCTGCATCTACGGGATGGAGGGGCCGGGCGGGTACCAGTTCGTGGGCCGCACGGTGCAGATCTGGAACCGCTTCCGCCGTGGCGGGCTCTTCCAGGAGGACCCGTGGGCGCTGCGGTTCTTCGACCGCATCGAGTGGTACCCGGTCGGCGCCGAGGAGCTGCTGGAGCTGCGCGCCGAGACGGACGCCGGCCGCGGGCGCTACGAGACGGAGGACGGCGAGTTCTCCATCGCCGACCACCACGCGTTCCTGGCCGCGAACGACGCGTCGATCCGCGACTTCCGCGACACGCAGACGCGCGCGTTCGAGGAGGAGAAGGCGCGCTGGCGTCTGTCGGGCGAGTTCGACGTGCGCGACGAGCCGCCCGTCGTCGAGGCCGCGACCGTGCCGATCCCGCCCGGCGCGACGGCCGTGACGGCGCCGTTCACCTCCACCGTCTGGCGGGTGGACGTGCGCCCGGGCGATCTCCTCGGCGTCGGCGACGCGGTGCTCGCGGTGGAGGCCATGAAGATGGAGTCCGTCGTCGGCGCGCCGGTCGCGGGGCGCGTGCTCGACGTCCACATCCGGCCCGGCGAGCAGGTCGCGCCCGGGCAGGTGCTCGCGGTGATCGGCGCCGCGTCGTGA
- a CDS encoding urea amidolyase associated protein UAAP2, with translation MTPTVASPVPTGAVHAPDAVLDWGASLVEGAVVRDDRVAPLAPWSAVVRAGEVLTIVDVGGNQSADCLVYDADDPEERYSVPDTIVAQGNAYLGTGSVLMSSEGRALMTVVGNEIDRQDTLGGACSKESNTLRYGHHTAYQHGCRENFLTEASRHGLGARDIVSNINWFMNVPVEEDGSLGIVDGLSAPGKRVALRAERDVLVIVSNCPQMNNPCNDFSCTPLRMIVVQP, from the coding sequence ATGACCCCCACCGTGGCATCCCCCGTCCCGACCGGCGCCGTCCACGCGCCCGACGCCGTGCTCGACTGGGGCGCGTCGCTCGTCGAGGGCGCCGTCGTGCGCGACGACCGCGTGGCGCCGCTCGCGCCCTGGTCCGCCGTGGTGCGCGCCGGCGAGGTGCTCACGATCGTCGACGTGGGCGGCAACCAGTCCGCCGACTGCCTGGTCTACGACGCCGACGACCCGGAGGAGCGGTACAGCGTTCCCGACACGATCGTGGCGCAGGGCAACGCGTACCTCGGCACCGGATCCGTGCTCATGTCGAGCGAGGGCCGGGCGCTGATGACCGTGGTGGGCAACGAGATCGACCGGCAGGACACCCTCGGCGGCGCGTGCTCGAAGGAGTCGAACACGCTCCGCTACGGCCACCACACCGCGTACCAGCACGGCTGCCGCGAGAACTTCCTGACCGAGGCGTCGCGGCACGGGCTGGGCGCGCGCGACATCGTGTCGAACATCAACTGGTTCATGAACGTGCCGGTGGAGGAGGACGGATCCCTCGGGATCGTCGACGGGCTCAGCGCGCCCGGGAAGCGGGTCGCCCTGCGCGCCGAACGCGACGTGCTGGTGATCGTCTCCAACTGCCCGCAGATGAACAACCCGTGCAACGACTTCAGCTGCACGCCGCTGCGGATGATCGTGGTGCAGCCGTGA
- a CDS encoding urea amidolyase associated protein UAAP1 has translation MRDLRTTDSVTASRADARAQADRRSDWMPYVPASSSPHRPEGVAADELTWAETVAPGGYAHRVLARGSRLRLDDPTGDACAHLVLYDAEAPWERLNVADTVKIPWQAYLGEGSPLLSGDGRILASIVEDTSGHHDALCGTSTDALNDRRYGGSAPEGPTPSGRSLLVKAAAKHGLTRRDLPPGVSLFQGVRVEEDGALRPTGSAGPGTHVTLVAEMPLIVLLANVPHPLDQRPDHVVGPLRIHAWRGSPTGPDDARFHATPELTRAYLNSIDHCEARGTR, from the coding sequence ATGAGGGACCTGCGCACGACCGACAGCGTCACCGCCTCCCGCGCGGACGCCCGCGCGCAGGCCGACCGCCGCAGCGACTGGATGCCGTACGTGCCCGCGTCCTCCTCGCCGCACCGGCCGGAGGGCGTCGCCGCGGACGAGCTCACCTGGGCCGAGACCGTGGCGCCCGGCGGGTACGCGCACCGGGTGCTGGCGCGCGGATCCCGCCTCCGCCTCGACGACCCCACGGGCGACGCGTGCGCGCACCTCGTGCTCTACGACGCGGAGGCACCGTGGGAGCGGCTGAACGTCGCCGACACCGTCAAGATCCCGTGGCAGGCGTACCTCGGCGAGGGCTCCCCGCTGCTGAGCGGGGACGGCCGGATCCTCGCGAGCATCGTCGAGGACACCTCGGGCCACCACGACGCGCTCTGCGGCACCTCCACCGACGCGCTCAACGACCGGCGCTACGGCGGATCCGCGCCCGAGGGCCCCACGCCCAGCGGCCGGTCGCTGCTCGTGAAGGCCGCCGCGAAGCACGGCCTCACGCGACGCGACCTGCCACCCGGCGTCTCCCTCTTCCAGGGCGTGCGCGTGGAGGAGGACGGCGCGCTGCGGCCCACCGGATCCGCCGGGCCGGGCACGCACGTCACGCTCGTGGCCGAGATGCCGCTGATCGTGCTGCTCGCGAACGTGCCGCACCCGCTGGACCAGCGGCCCGACCACGTCGTCGGCCCGCTGCGGATCCACGCCTGGCGCGGCTCCCCCACGGGCCCGGACGACGCGCGCTTCCACGCGACCCCCGAGCTCACGCGCGCCTACCTGAACTCGATCGACCACTGCGAAGCGAGAGGAACCCGATGA
- a CDS encoding APC family permease, with the protein MSTPNLPSPAAAPTTAPAPVIPPGYAQELHRGVGPFSSFAAGFSFVSILTTVFQLFGLGFGLGGAAFFWAWPIVFVGQLLVALNFAQLAASWPISGAIFQWSSRLAGTTFGWFTGWTMIVGQILTVAVAAIAVQAVLPSIWAGFQIVGGPDADPSVASPTGSANAVLLGIIMLAITTVVNILSVRLMARVTTAGVAIEMVGVVALVAVLFLLPKRGPEVVFTTAGSASQEPYVWAFLASSLMAAYVMVGFDSAGELAEETHSPRKTTPRTIIRALTVSGLGGALLIVGALVAAPSLTDGNLATQGLAWVITSVAGEVGGRLLLCAVAVAVFACTLAVQTSGTRMIYSMAREKALPFHRQLAKVSPRTGTPVLTSVVVGVGAVLALAVNAGQSAIFTALSSLCIAMLYLAYLGVTGPLLVARIRGRFPAGGVDEDGKPLFTLGRWGIPINAVAVLFQAAMAVNLIWPRPEIYDLTGESWWLQYSALLFIGATLLVGWGYHAWRHRSDGPIQLTEVPTTATIPVVEPAGAAIR; encoded by the coding sequence TTGAGCACCCCGAACCTCCCCTCGCCGGCCGCGGCACCCACCACGGCCCCCGCTCCCGTCATCCCGCCCGGCTACGCCCAGGAGCTCCACCGCGGCGTCGGCCCCTTCTCCTCCTTCGCGGCCGGGTTCTCCTTCGTCTCGATCCTGACGACCGTGTTCCAGCTCTTCGGCCTCGGCTTCGGGCTGGGCGGCGCCGCCTTCTTCTGGGCCTGGCCGATCGTGTTCGTGGGCCAGCTGCTCGTGGCGCTGAACTTCGCGCAGCTCGCGGCGTCGTGGCCGATCTCGGGAGCGATCTTCCAGTGGTCGAGCCGGCTCGCTGGCACCACGTTCGGCTGGTTCACCGGCTGGACCATGATCGTCGGCCAGATCCTCACGGTCGCCGTCGCGGCCATCGCGGTGCAGGCCGTCCTGCCGTCCATCTGGGCCGGGTTCCAGATCGTGGGCGGGCCGGACGCGGATCCGTCCGTCGCCTCCCCCACGGGCTCCGCGAACGCGGTGCTGCTCGGGATCATCATGCTGGCGATCACGACGGTCGTGAACATCCTGAGCGTGCGGCTCATGGCGCGCGTGACGACGGCGGGCGTCGCCATCGAGATGGTCGGCGTCGTCGCGCTCGTCGCCGTGCTGTTCCTGCTGCCCAAGCGCGGACCCGAGGTGGTCTTCACGACCGCGGGATCCGCGAGCCAGGAGCCGTACGTGTGGGCGTTCCTCGCCTCCTCCCTCATGGCCGCCTACGTGATGGTCGGCTTCGACTCCGCGGGCGAGCTCGCCGAGGAGACCCACAGCCCGCGGAAGACGACGCCGCGCACGATCATCCGGGCGCTCACGGTCTCCGGGCTGGGCGGGGCGCTCCTCATCGTGGGCGCGCTCGTCGCGGCGCCCAGCCTCACCGACGGGAACCTCGCCACGCAGGGCCTCGCCTGGGTGATCACCTCGGTCGCCGGCGAGGTGGGCGGCCGCCTGCTGCTCTGCGCGGTCGCGGTGGCGGTGTTCGCGTGCACGCTCGCCGTGCAGACCTCGGGCACCCGCATGATCTACTCGATGGCCCGCGAGAAGGCGCTGCCGTTCCACCGCCAGCTCGCCAAGGTGTCGCCTCGCACGGGCACGCCCGTGCTCACCTCCGTCGTGGTCGGCGTCGGCGCGGTGCTCGCCCTCGCGGTCAACGCCGGGCAGTCGGCGATCTTCACGGCGCTGTCGAGCCTCTGCATCGCGATGCTGTACCTCGCCTACCTCGGCGTCACCGGCCCGCTGCTCGTCGCCCGGATCCGCGGGCGCTTCCCGGCCGGCGGCGTCGACGAGGACGGCAAGCCGCTGTTCACGCTCGGCCGCTGGGGGATCCCGATCAACGCCGTCGCGGTGCTCTTCCAGGCGGCGATGGCGGTGAACCTGATCTGGCCGCGCCCCGAGATCTACGACCTCACGGGCGAGTCGTGGTGGCTGCAGTACAGCGCGCTCCTCTTCATCGGCGCGACCCTGCTCGTGGGCTGGGGCTACCACGCGTGGCGGCACCGCTCCGACGGGCCCATCCAGCTCACGGAGGTGCCGACAACGGCCACGATCCCGGTGGTCGAGCCGGCGGGGGCGGCCATCCGATGA